From a region of the Desulfomonilaceae bacterium genome:
- a CDS encoding TolC family protein, with protein MISSATRKAEKSSATRSLGLAVLRIGTRLVLRSAALCTFLSFFTILGASGVSAQTQIKPESYGYFDFPTCVRYALVHSDALTQNRIDIQLKSIDLKDAHSEILPTVQLVTRYYLVRTDDVYSNGSSGSRWQVQFNMANWNPYLALLKIKSQGIMVDIAKISHFDKISDTTANIARIFYSIHCLEKSIRGSKQILALVQDKLNFAKSKNDQGKIDPLEFQTMQNDNRAQQIKVKSLENDLQDKTGQLKALIGYHPDYFLPLDTRDATNQILNGFKPNWITFADIQGGNLQLKIAAKKEQMQSNSVTGAYVALAPQPAFVFQDNSNTPNAASGLNLALGLDYFLWDGFRRVRDVKRQKLLAQKYNLDREQLSQQLYMKFKKLRNGMGLSGERESLSREKAKLADLAEEKAFTNYKSGRIEYNDYMDQRIKKTQAHLEAAESLQPRVNDLIELATISGGLNKYNAAIRY; from the coding sequence CGCCGCCTTGTGTACGTTTCTCAGCTTTTTCACCATTCTTGGAGCATCCGGCGTTTCAGCTCAAACGCAGATCAAACCGGAATCGTACGGGTATTTTGACTTCCCAACGTGCGTGCGTTACGCTTTGGTTCATTCTGACGCTCTGACTCAAAACAGAATTGATATCCAATTAAAATCAATAGACCTTAAAGACGCTCACTCTGAAATTCTACCCACGGTTCAATTAGTTACCCGGTATTATCTAGTCAGAACCGACGACGTCTATTCCAACGGGTCCTCCGGGAGTAGATGGCAAGTTCAATTCAACATGGCAAATTGGAATCCGTATTTGGCTCTTTTGAAGATCAAGAGTCAGGGCATCATGGTAGATATTGCGAAGATTTCCCACTTTGACAAAATTTCAGATACTACGGCTAACATCGCCAGAATCTTCTACAGCATCCATTGTCTTGAAAAATCAATCAGAGGATCCAAGCAAATTCTTGCGCTCGTCCAGGACAAACTCAACTTCGCCAAAAGCAAAAACGATCAGGGCAAGATTGATCCCCTCGAATTTCAGACTATGCAAAACGATAATCGCGCTCAACAAATCAAGGTTAAGTCGCTTGAAAATGATCTTCAGGACAAGACTGGTCAACTTAAGGCACTCATCGGCTATCATCCGGATTATTTTTTGCCTTTGGATACTCGGGACGCGACAAACCAGATTTTGAATGGCTTTAAACCTAACTGGATTACCTTCGCCGACATACAGGGGGGTAACTTACAGTTGAAGATCGCCGCAAAAAAGGAACAAATGCAATCCAACTCTGTGACGGGGGCGTATGTTGCTTTAGCTCCTCAACCGGCTTTTGTATTTCAGGATAACAGCAATACTCCGAATGCCGCGTCGGGCCTCAATCTTGCCTTAGGGTTGGACTATTTTCTATGGGACGGGTTTCGTCGAGTGCGCGACGTAAAGCGCCAAAAACTGTTGGCTCAAAAATATAACCTTGATCGTGAGCAACTTTCCCAGCAGCTATACATGAAGTTCAAAAAGCTTAGAAATGGTATGGGACTTTCTGGCGAACGAGAAAGCCTTTCTCGTGAAAAGGCGAAGTTGGCTGATTTAGCCGAAGAAAAGGCTTTCACTAACTACAAATCCGGACGTATAGAATATAACGATTACATGGATCAGAGGATAAAGAAAACTCAGGCTCACCTGGAAGCAGCGGAAAGTCTTCAGCCGCGGGTTAACGATCTAATTGAATTGGCTACGATTTCTGGAGGTTTGAACAAGTACAATGCCGCAATTCGATATTAA
- a CDS encoding HlyD family efflux transporter periplasmic adaptor subunit, protein MPQFDIKRLRPRLRVLGVTLASFVALVSLALLVVTHEPKKAESSPPPVKAAIVPQIADAKSEAEIIFRGKSFSVFQRKIVLPYGGEIVSIDVKEGQLISENDTLVKYKLDRQSMIQVTGTLYPARVLDLKKAVYDQKITLDKLRNVSLRLKNIDLEKSKNDLTDIRQLHVKNLAELEAVKDAERKYETAEKQLLETKESIKQAQEGLVRAQEDLKFFEDKQRRDMDLLEYQTRRSYADSSIPQDIAFLKAPITGQILWLSPELRVDAEQPAGFPAITIAPTNPMVVRCKVHELDLVKLKTGDRGAVIFDAIPDKKYPCRVSRIPWVSRNPALEVPADYEIECLLENGDGKIKDGLTCNVRVSVTQ, encoded by the coding sequence ATGCCGCAATTCGATATTAAAAGGCTCAGGCCCCGCCTTAGGGTCTTGGGCGTTACACTGGCGAGCTTTGTGGCCTTGGTTTCTTTAGCGCTTTTGGTCGTGACCCATGAACCTAAGAAAGCCGAGTCGAGTCCCCCGCCGGTTAAGGCCGCTATTGTGCCTCAAATTGCAGACGCCAAGTCTGAGGCTGAAATCATTTTTAGGGGCAAGAGTTTTTCTGTATTCCAGAGAAAAATTGTTCTGCCTTACGGTGGAGAGATCGTCTCAATTGACGTTAAAGAAGGACAGCTTATTAGTGAAAATGACACACTGGTTAAATATAAACTTGACCGCCAGTCTATGATCCAGGTTACGGGGACATTGTATCCAGCCAGAGTTCTGGATTTGAAAAAGGCTGTTTATGATCAGAAAATAACCCTTGATAAGCTACGAAACGTTTCTCTCAGGTTAAAAAATATTGATCTGGAGAAATCCAAAAATGACCTGACCGACATTCGTCAGTTGCATGTTAAGAATCTAGCGGAGCTTGAAGCGGTAAAAGACGCCGAGAGAAAATACGAAACAGCGGAAAAGCAGCTTCTAGAAACCAAGGAATCTATTAAACAGGCGCAAGAAGGTTTGGTCCGAGCCCAAGAAGACTTGAAGTTTTTTGAAGATAAGCAACGACGCGACATGGACTTGCTTGAGTACCAAACTAGACGCTCTTATGCGGATTCAAGTATTCCTCAAGATATAGCGTTTCTGAAGGCTCCCATAACAGGTCAGATCTTGTGGCTTTCTCCAGAGCTCCGAGTCGACGCTGAGCAGCCCGCAGGATTTCCAGCCATAACGATAGCCCCGACAAACCCAATGGTGGTTAGATGCAAGGTTCATGAACTCGATTTGGTTAAACTTAAAACCGGAGATAGAGGCGCTGTGATATTTGACGCCATCCCCGACAAGAAATATCCCTGTAGAGTTAGTCGTATCCCTTGGGTAAGCCGCAATCCCGCTCTTGAAGTTCCAGCCGATTACGAAATAGAATGCCTTCTTGAAAATGGCGATGGAAAGATTAAGGATGGCCTTACGTGTAATGTTAGAGTGAGTGTCACTCAATAG
- a CDS encoding glycosyltransferase family 2 protein yields the protein MFSLVSASLLLWIGISRITKARSSSRLVDSQLPTPLIQILVPLKGITSHSKKILSSLLTQDYPNYRVIFILEDQLDPVIELVRNFCSSYPHVGIFFSGKSYHCGQKNFGLARAISELDPDVEILVFCDSSNSADPGWLTRISEPVRSAKFEVCTTFRSFSPQDINVPGVCQAIYATTVFALLTVTPKPWGGGTVIRRKTFERLQVVDAWSETVVDDLVLGNILTKAKIQVHVSPENFLSTPVKKQKFSGLLAFLDRQILFPKFTNPVIWGFTVIWHISICVSLIMSTCGLFLYSLGYIGPEYAVLGLIFWIGVFALVLALRYLNHPRLPILKWIYSFPILIMVATFVCFRSIFLKHIDWAGKRYYCGRGGLVTKVKDLKMS from the coding sequence GTGTTTTCGTTAGTTTCGGCTTCGTTGTTGCTTTGGATCGGCATAAGCCGGATAACGAAGGCTCGATCGTCCAGTAGACTTGTCGACTCACAACTTCCTACCCCCCTTATTCAAATACTGGTACCACTAAAAGGGATTACTTCTCATTCAAAAAAAATACTGTCATCACTCCTGACCCAAGATTATCCAAACTATAGAGTAATCTTCATTTTGGAGGATCAACTGGACCCCGTGATTGAACTAGTGAGGAATTTCTGCTCCTCATATCCACATGTTGGAATTTTTTTTAGTGGAAAGAGCTATCACTGCGGCCAGAAGAATTTTGGACTGGCAAGAGCAATATCAGAGTTAGATCCTGATGTAGAAATTTTGGTATTCTGCGATAGCTCAAACTCCGCCGATCCCGGATGGCTGACCAGAATAAGTGAGCCTGTAAGATCGGCCAAATTCGAGGTCTGCACAACATTTCGCTCATTCTCTCCTCAAGACATCAATGTTCCTGGAGTTTGCCAGGCTATTTACGCTACTACAGTCTTTGCCCTTCTCACTGTGACGCCAAAACCATGGGGCGGCGGCACTGTGATCAGAAGAAAAACCTTCGAAAGACTGCAAGTAGTCGACGCTTGGTCAGAGACGGTGGTTGATGATCTGGTTCTGGGAAATATTTTGACAAAAGCGAAGATACAGGTGCATGTCTCGCCCGAAAATTTTCTTTCTACACCTGTAAAAAAGCAGAAATTTAGTGGCCTCCTGGCCTTTCTGGACAGGCAGATTCTTTTCCCAAAATTTACCAACCCCGTGATCTGGGGTTTTACAGTAATTTGGCATATTTCTATTTGCGTGTCCTTGATCATGTCTACATGTGGTTTATTTTTGTACTCTTTAGGATATATTGGACCTGAATACGCTGTCCTTGGCCTAATCTTCTGGATTGGGGTTTTCGCTTTGGTATTAGCGTTACGTTATCTTAACCACCCCAGACTTCCCATTCTCAAGTGGATTTACTCCTTTCCCATTCTCATAATGGTAGCCACTTTTGTGTGTTTTAGATCCATTTTTCTCAAGCATATTGATTGGGCCGGCAAGAGGTATTATTGTGGCCGCGGAGGCCTGGTTACCAAAGTTAAGGATTTGAAGATGTCCTAG
- a CDS encoding nucleotidyltransferase family protein — MVDALVLAAGLSTRMGCDKMALKISGETILSRVISQALRSRLNTIVAVTRHPLKDDELSGKYQFCYSRLVNVINDSPELGMSYSISLGLDVVIQKSVAVMIILADQVYLNFSVINTLISISLDNTNKIIAPVVRGRRTNPVIFPAEFFPALKEITGDIGGREILRLHRTRIKTVEFGKEYDDYDVDTEADYYKVSPQGDKLIRDS; from the coding sequence ATGGTCGATGCTCTAGTATTAGCTGCAGGATTATCTACAAGGATGGGCTGTGATAAGATGGCCCTCAAAATTTCTGGGGAAACCATTTTGTCTAGAGTCATTTCTCAGGCTCTTCGTTCGCGATTAAACACCATCGTTGCAGTGACTCGCCATCCTCTGAAAGATGATGAACTCAGCGGGAAGTATCAATTTTGTTATTCCAGATTGGTAAATGTGATTAACGATTCCCCTGAATTGGGAATGTCATATTCCATCAGTCTTGGTTTGGATGTAGTCATACAGAAATCCGTCGCCGTAATGATTATTCTGGCTGATCAGGTTTACCTCAATTTTTCAGTGATCAACACTCTGATTTCAATTAGCTTAGATAATACAAACAAGATTATCGCTCCTGTTGTGAGGGGTAGAAGAACAAATCCCGTAATATTCCCGGCGGAATTTTTTCCGGCATTAAAGGAGATAACAGGAGATATAGGAGGAAGAGAGATCCTTCGTTTGCATAGAACAAGAATCAAAACCGTTGAATTTGGAAAAGAATATGATGACTATGATGTGGACACTGAGGCGGACTACTACAAAGTGTCTCCTCAAGGGGACAAGCTAATTAGGGATTCATGA
- the ispH gene encoding 4-hydroxy-3-methylbut-2-enyl diphosphate reductase has product MKIRIAKTAGFCMGVRRAVDLALDLNRQELPLPIMTYGPLIHNPQTLSLLETRGINKTNSIENIETGTVIIRAHGISPDEYNILKSKGVNIVDATCPRVTRVQALITKHSKIGDFCVIVGDEDHPEVRGLVGFARAGALAISGPEMIDRVASIPPGRSLLVVAQTTQEPDKFDKVVEILRNKGFKSNIYNTICDSTRKRQAETRELAREADMVIVVGGKGSGNTGRLAKVAAENGIKVLHVETADEISVTDLEGSHLIGVTAGASTPNWQIRSVIEKLKQIDLDSRSGIWPRLRRLLDITIMTYIWAALGGAGLTMACATMQGAPITVSSIVVSAMFVFSMHLSNRVQERSGALRFNTPEIASFYSRHGVLLAGLAGISALIAIIAAHSIGLISTFLLVGMLVTGILYPAPILGRLKIPNLKWKSLKDIPGSKTPLVALGWAMAAVIIPFFSKNATHEVSGLIVAFMTAALMVFWRTALSDLIDVQGDRIGGRDTIPILFGGRVTEQILNILLILLCFLLFISSMWNWTTPFGFVLLINVLVFKVLFDFYKKGHLVDRLIYEGLIDGNFVFAGVVSLIYRVVA; this is encoded by the coding sequence ATGAAAATTAGAATCGCAAAAACCGCCGGATTTTGTATGGGTGTTAGAAGAGCAGTCGATCTCGCTCTTGATTTGAATCGGCAAGAATTACCATTGCCTATAATGACGTATGGCCCGCTGATCCATAATCCCCAGACGTTAAGCCTGCTGGAGACCAGAGGCATAAACAAAACTAATTCAATAGAAAACATAGAAACCGGCACAGTAATAATTAGAGCTCATGGAATTTCACCGGACGAATATAACATTTTGAAATCAAAAGGGGTTAACATTGTTGACGCTACATGTCCACGTGTTACCAGAGTTCAGGCGTTAATTACAAAGCACTCCAAAATAGGGGATTTCTGCGTGATCGTAGGGGACGAAGATCATCCGGAGGTTCGAGGTCTGGTCGGATTCGCCCGTGCTGGAGCCCTCGCAATTTCAGGCCCGGAAATGATAGATAGAGTAGCTTCTATCCCACCGGGCAGATCCTTGCTCGTTGTAGCCCAAACAACTCAAGAGCCTGACAAGTTTGACAAAGTTGTCGAAATATTGAGGAACAAGGGCTTTAAATCAAATATCTACAATACCATTTGCGACTCTACAAGAAAACGGCAGGCCGAGACCAGAGAGCTAGCTAGGGAAGCAGACATGGTAATTGTTGTTGGTGGAAAGGGGTCAGGGAATACCGGAAGACTTGCAAAAGTCGCAGCAGAGAACGGAATCAAGGTACTTCATGTTGAGACTGCCGATGAAATATCCGTCACTGATCTCGAAGGAAGCCACCTGATCGGAGTAACAGCCGGCGCCAGCACTCCAAACTGGCAGATTAGGTCAGTGATCGAAAAGTTGAAGCAAATAGACCTTGATTCGAGGTCCGGAATTTGGCCGAGACTAAGACGCCTTCTGGATATTACGATTATGACTTACATTTGGGCAGCGCTGGGGGGAGCGGGCCTTACCATGGCATGCGCTACGATGCAAGGGGCCCCTATTACTGTTTCTTCTATTGTAGTTTCGGCCATGTTTGTATTCTCTATGCATCTTTCAAATCGCGTTCAGGAACGTTCCGGCGCGCTCCGATTCAACACGCCTGAAATCGCTTCATTTTACTCCAGACATGGCGTTTTATTGGCGGGGTTGGCAGGAATATCGGCTCTTATAGCAATCATAGCCGCTCATTCGATTGGGTTAATTTCCACTTTCCTTCTAGTAGGAATGCTTGTTACAGGGATTCTATACCCTGCTCCAATCTTAGGGCGCCTTAAAATACCCAATCTGAAATGGAAGTCACTCAAAGATATTCCTGGTTCAAAAACTCCCTTGGTAGCTTTGGGCTGGGCCATGGCGGCCGTCATTATTCCCTTTTTTTCCAAAAACGCTACACACGAAGTCTCAGGGCTTATTGTAGCATTTATGACCGCCGCGTTAATGGTATTTTGGAGGACGGCGCTTTCGGATCTTATAGATGTTCAGGGTGATCGGATTGGAGGGCGTGACACAATTCCGATACTTTTCGGCGGCCGGGTTACCGAACAAATTCTTAATATCCTGCTTATTCTCTTGTGTTTTTTACTGTTCATTTCTAGCATGTGGAATTGGACAACGCCTTTTGGATTTGTGTTGCTCATCAATGTATTAGTGTTCAAGGTGTTGTTTGATTTTTACAAGAAAGGTCATCTTGTTGACCGACTTATTTATGAAGGCCTAATTGACGGGAACTTTGTTTTTGCAGGAGTTGTCAGTTTGATTTATCGGGTAGTCGCGTGA
- the tuf gene encoding elongation factor Tu, producing MGKAKFERTKPHVNVGTIGHIDHGKTTLTAAITRTLAKRGLASYVPFEEIDKAPEEKERGITIATAHVEYQTDKRHYAHVDCPGHADYIKNMITGAAQMDGAILVVGANDGPMPQTREHILLARQVGVPYVVVFLNKVDMVDDPELIELVELELRELLSSYDFPGDDIPIIRGSALKALEAGDPKHPDCKCILELMEAIDTYIPVPQRDVDKPFLMPIEDVFSISGRGTVVTGRVERGQIKVGEEVEIVGIKDTRKTVCTGVEMFRKVLDSGQAGDNVGLLLRGIKREDVERGQVVALPGSITPHTKFKAETYILGKEEGGRHTPFFNGYRPQFYFRTTDVTGIITLPEGVEMVMPGDNVALEAHLITPIAMEKELRFAIREGGRTVGAGVVSEVIE from the coding sequence ATGGGCAAGGCGAAGTTTGAGCGTACGAAGCCACACGTGAACGTAGGGACGATAGGTCACATCGATCACGGCAAGACGACGTTGACAGCGGCAATAACGCGGACGTTGGCTAAGCGGGGATTGGCCTCGTATGTGCCTTTCGAGGAGATCGACAAGGCGCCCGAGGAGAAAGAGCGCGGCATTACGATAGCTACGGCTCACGTGGAGTATCAGACGGACAAAAGGCATTACGCTCATGTGGATTGTCCGGGACACGCCGATTATATCAAGAACATGATCACCGGCGCGGCCCAGATGGATGGAGCTATCCTTGTTGTGGGAGCCAATGATGGTCCTATGCCTCAGACAAGAGAGCATATACTGTTGGCTCGTCAGGTTGGTGTTCCCTATGTAGTGGTTTTTTTGAACAAAGTCGACATGGTTGACGATCCGGAACTCATAGAGTTGGTTGAGTTGGAATTGAGAGAGCTATTGAGTTCTTATGATTTTCCGGGAGACGATATACCGATTATCAGGGGCAGCGCGTTAAAGGCTTTGGAGGCTGGTGATCCCAAGCATCCCGACTGCAAGTGCATACTTGAGTTGATGGAGGCTATAGACACCTATATACCTGTGCCTCAAAGAGACGTAGACAAGCCCTTCCTGATGCCGATAGAGGATGTGTTCAGCATTTCCGGACGAGGCACGGTTGTTACCGGTAGGGTCGAGCGTGGTCAGATCAAGGTTGGGGAAGAAGTTGAGATAGTAGGGATCAAGGACACCCGCAAGACGGTTTGCACTGGTGTTGAGATGTTCCGCAAGGTATTGGATTCCGGTCAGGCCGGAGACAATGTTGGTCTTCTTCTTCGAGGCATCAAGCGAGAAGATGTTGAGAGGGGCCAGGTAGTGGCGTTGCCCGGGTCGATCACTCCCCATACCAAGTTCAAGGCCGAGACATACATTCTGGGTAAAGAGGAAGGTGGACGTCATACTCCATTTTTCAACGGATACAGGCCTCAGTTTTACTTCAGGACTACCGACGTGACAGGCATTATAACGCTTCCTGAGGGAGTCGAGATGGTGATGCCCGGTGATAATGTGGCTCTTGAAGCGCATCTTATCACCCCTATCGCCATGGAAAAAGAACTCCGCTTCGCTATCAGGGAAGGCGGAAGAACCGTTGGCGCCGGCGTCGTCTCTGAAGTTATTGAATAG
- the rpmG gene encoding 50S ribosomal protein L33, whose amino-acid sequence MRDIITLACGECKRKNYTTTKNKKTTPDKLQFKKYCQFCRTHTLHKETK is encoded by the coding sequence ATGAGAGACATCATTACTTTGGCGTGCGGTGAGTGTAAGCGGAAGAACTACACCACCACGAAAAACAAAAAGACAACCCCCGACAAATTGCAGTTTAAAAAATACTGTCAATTTTGCCGAACTCATACGCTTCACAAGGAAACGAAGTAG
- the secE gene encoding preprotein translocase subunit SecE: MEKVKEFFQKSVEFFREVKIELLKVTFPTRQETLGSTLVVLVLTTLVGIYLGFSDWALARIMKALLQV; this comes from the coding sequence ATGGAAAAAGTAAAAGAGTTTTTCCAAAAGAGCGTCGAATTCTTTAGAGAAGTTAAAATTGAACTTCTGAAGGTCACTTTCCCGACGAGACAGGAAACCCTCGGATCCACTCTTGTAGTGCTCGTACTGACCACCTTGGTGGGCATATATTTAGGATTTAGCGATTGGGCTTTGGCCAGAATCATGAAAGCTCTTCTACAGGTCTGA
- the nusG gene encoding transcription termination/antitermination protein NusG — MALRWYVVHTYSGYENKVKTALEEKIKTLGLEDRITDVLIPSESVVELVKGERKTSNRKFFPGYILVRMELDDTTWHHVKSTPKVTGFIGSRTEPAIIPDEEVNGIKAQMAEGREKPKPKYSFEKGDSVRVVDGPFINFNGTVEEVRPDKGKLKVLVSIFGRPTPVELDFIQVTKN; from the coding sequence GTGGCTTTGCGATGGTACGTTGTACACACATATTCCGGCTATGAAAACAAGGTCAAGACCGCCTTGGAAGAAAAAATAAAGACTTTGGGGTTAGAGGATCGGATTACCGATGTTCTTATACCGTCGGAGTCTGTAGTGGAATTAGTTAAAGGAGAGCGAAAAACCTCCAATCGGAAGTTCTTTCCCGGATACATTCTTGTTCGTATGGAGCTTGATGATACCACGTGGCATCATGTTAAAAGCACCCCTAAAGTCACGGGGTTCATAGGTTCAAGGACGGAACCCGCTATTATTCCAGACGAAGAAGTCAACGGTATCAAGGCGCAGATGGCCGAAGGAAGGGAAAAGCCTAAGCCAAAATATTCATTTGAAAAAGGTGATTCCGTGAGAGTCGTAGACGGACCGTTCATCAATTTTAACGGCACGGTGGAAGAAGTGAGACCAGACAAAGGTAAATTAAAGGTTTTGGTGAGCATCTTCGGTCGGCCCACTCCGGTGGAATTGGATTTTATTCAGGTTACCAAGAATTAA
- the rplK gene encoding 50S ribosomal protein L11 has translation MAKKITAYVKLQIPGGEAKPSPPVGPALGQHGVNIMEFCKSFNAQTQGQQGVIIPVLITIYADRSFTFILKTPPASYLLKKAAGLDKGSPEPNRNKVARLTLKQVEEIAKIKMPDLNAKDLPGAVQTIMGTARSLGIEVE, from the coding sequence ATGGCCAAGAAAATTACAGCTTATGTCAAACTTCAGATTCCTGGCGGCGAAGCGAAGCCATCACCTCCTGTAGGCCCTGCATTGGGTCAACACGGTGTTAATATTATGGAGTTCTGCAAATCGTTCAACGCGCAGACCCAGGGACAACAGGGAGTTATTATCCCGGTATTAATAACGATTTATGCTGACAGGTCTTTCACCTTCATACTAAAAACCCCACCAGCGTCCTATTTGCTGAAAAAGGCGGCGGGTCTTGATAAAGGCTCTCCAGAGCCCAACAGAAACAAAGTTGCCCGTCTGACGCTTAAACAGGTGGAAGAGATAGCGAAGATAAAAATGCCTGATCTTAACGCCAAAGATTTGCCAGGCGCTGTTCAGACAATAATGGGAACAGCGCGTAGCCTTGGCATAGAAGTTGAGTAG
- the rplA gene encoding 50S ribosomal protein L1, protein MSSVAKKKVSARENVDRSKKYSLTEGLQTVVGSAYAKFDESVDVAVKLGVDPRHADQMVRGTCVLPHGTGKTVRVLAFAKAEKEKEARDAGADYVGAEDLAKKIQEGWLDFDKAVATPDMMGVVGRLGKILGPRGMMPNPKVGTVTFDIGKAVSELKGGKVEFRVEKAGIVHCPIGRVSFGFDKLAENFKALMESIFRLKPSASKGVYLRGIALSTTMGPGLKLDPQEMRNLVK, encoded by the coding sequence ATGTCGTCCGTAGCAAAAAAGAAAGTTTCGGCCAGAGAAAACGTAGACCGTTCAAAGAAATATTCTTTGACTGAGGGCTTGCAAACCGTTGTGGGATCAGCCTACGCAAAATTCGATGAATCCGTGGACGTAGCGGTGAAACTTGGTGTAGACCCAAGACATGCCGATCAGATGGTTCGAGGAACGTGTGTCCTTCCCCACGGCACAGGAAAAACTGTACGGGTATTGGCTTTCGCAAAGGCGGAAAAAGAGAAAGAGGCTCGGGACGCCGGGGCGGATTATGTCGGCGCAGAGGATCTCGCCAAGAAAATTCAGGAAGGATGGCTTGATTTCGATAAGGCTGTGGCCACTCCTGACATGATGGGTGTAGTGGGTAGATTGGGAAAGATCCTGGGCCCACGTGGCATGATGCCTAATCCAAAAGTAGGCACGGTAACTTTCGATATCGGTAAAGCAGTTTCCGAACTTAAAGGTGGCAAAGTTGAATTCAGAGTTGAAAAGGCTGGTATTGTCCATTGCCCTATAGGTCGCGTGTCTTTTGGTTTTGACAAGCTCGCTGAGAACTTCAAAGCTCTGATGGAGAGTATTTTTCGATTGAAACCTTCAGCGTCCAAAGGTGTCTACTTACGAGGTATAGCTCTTTCCACGACCATGGGTCCGGGATTGAAGCTTGACCCACAAGAAATGAGAAACTTGGTCAAATAA
- the rplJ gene encoding 50S ribosomal protein L10, which produces MKKDEKEKQVAWLRDQFQGVRAVFLIDFKGLTVSEMNTLRSEVRTRGGSLKVLKNTLVRLAYKNTDVECLGPDLVGTRAAVWTHSDDGVPALAKTLVDFAKTHPNLGLVKGELQGQAFEASDLEGLAKLPSREELLSRLLGTMVAPISAFVGTLAAVPRSFLTVLKAIEDKKAESAPVAG; this is translated from the coding sequence TTGAAGAAAGATGAAAAAGAAAAACAGGTGGCGTGGCTTCGAGATCAGTTTCAGGGAGTCAGGGCGGTTTTTCTCATTGATTTCAAGGGTCTGACCGTCAGCGAAATGAACACCCTACGTTCAGAAGTCAGAACGCGTGGGGGGTCACTTAAGGTCCTAAAGAACACTCTAGTTCGTTTGGCTTACAAGAATACCGATGTGGAGTGCTTGGGCCCTGACCTGGTTGGAACTAGGGCCGCTGTTTGGACGCATTCTGATGACGGCGTCCCGGCTCTGGCCAAGACGCTGGTCGATTTCGCTAAGACTCATCCAAATCTTGGACTGGTCAAGGGAGAACTTCAGGGTCAGGCTTTTGAAGCTTCTGATCTGGAAGGTCTGGCCAAGCTACCATCGAGAGAGGAACTTCTTAGCCGTCTGCTGGGAACCATGGTTGCGCCTATTAGCGCCTTTGTCGGTACACTCGCAGCCGTGCCCAGGTCGTTCCTGACTGTGCTCAAAGCTATCGAGGACAAAAAAGCTGAGTCCGCTCCTGTCGCGGGATAA
- the rplL gene encoding 50S ribosomal protein L7/L12: MAEITKEDVKEFIRNMSVLELSKLVKELEEEFGVSAAAPVAVAAFGAASAAGDAAPVEEKTEFDVILKEFGDKKIQVIKVVRSLTDLGLKEAKDLVEGVPKPVKEGVSKEDAEKAKAALEEVGAVVEIV, from the coding sequence ATGGCGGAAATTACAAAAGAGGACGTTAAAGAGTTCATAAGAAACATGTCAGTCTTGGAACTCAGTAAGTTAGTAAAAGAATTGGAAGAAGAGTTCGGGGTATCTGCGGCGGCGCCTGTAGCCGTAGCCGCTTTTGGAGCGGCTTCGGCGGCGGGAGATGCAGCCCCGGTTGAGGAGAAAACCGAATTTGACGTGATCCTAAAAGAATTCGGGGACAAGAAAATCCAGGTTATCAAGGTCGTCAGATCTCTGACTGATCTAGGCCTTAAAGAAGCCAAGGATTTAGTGGAAGGTGTGCCGAAACCGGTTAAAGAAGGTGTTTCCAAAGAAGACGCTGAAAAGGCGAAGGCTGCTCTAGAAGAAGTCGGAGCCGTTGTAGAAATCGTCTGA